The following are encoded in a window of Candidatus Thorarchaeota archaeon genomic DNA:
- a CDS encoding hydrogenase iron-sulfur subunit, whose product MTTEKPVVLLCTCGNTLGLDFDDMKREVSGYEFAGGVEVHDLLCQEVGLERIKSLVAGGQERLVIAACTSQKIKPRIDAYLLSNGLDPSQIQYVNIREHSAWVHPDPNEATSKSLDMIRGTLALSVRSKPLTKEHKTVPKHVTVIGGGIAGIESALCLSGLGYKVTLIEKEGHLGGHVVRLPVVAPTGIPGQELLKSRMERLKSSENITIKTKTQVKFVKGEMGAFTVHCVSESGEEYDIDTSAIVLAMGFKEFKPEGMDEYRYGVNPDVVTQFELSTMLSEGHLSRRSDGGPVKEVVMVQCVGSRSEDHKRDCSKLCCTFAIDNALEIVKADPSVHVRVIYMDIRVPFENEMIYKESREKGVDYIRGRVGAVWEAGGRTRVRFYDSLLNKYFEVSPDLVVLSSAILPPDGVSELSETLGFAVEYDGHVKELYGKLRRTETRRRGVVAVGAVTRPQFVFEAVTDAQAGALMIHNELQDGAIERLARGAVLNVDECVGCSLCAQQCPRGVPLMIEQKEAEEASAEQKLLFKASIDTLNCHACGVCQSLCPSGATQLNFLTNEQLWSQIQSTLDGAGAENPITLCFHCEECSVSTIDIVGTRRMKYPASTRLIPVPCAGRVSIIDILKAFEYGASTVMIAACETDRCHIGGTGNEIAQAQVDVAKDILNAIGWEGLRVEMFRMFSAEPERFIRAVQEMTRRAKELGPTPVHRGTAGKWMEASN is encoded by the coding sequence ATGACCACAGAGAAGCCTGTCGTGCTACTGTGTACCTGTGGGAATACCCTGGGTCTTGACTTTGATGATATGAAGCGGGAGGTGTCCGGATACGAGTTCGCCGGAGGCGTCGAGGTACATGACCTGCTGTGTCAAGAAGTCGGTCTTGAGCGAATCAAGTCGCTCGTCGCAGGAGGGCAGGAGCGGCTGGTAATCGCAGCATGCACTAGTCAGAAGATCAAACCCCGCATTGATGCCTATCTGCTCTCGAACGGACTGGACCCCTCTCAGATTCAGTACGTGAACATCCGAGAGCACTCTGCATGGGTACACCCAGATCCCAATGAGGCCACTAGCAAGTCCCTTGACATGATTCGAGGCACGCTTGCTCTCTCGGTGCGTTCAAAACCACTGACGAAAGAACACAAGACCGTCCCGAAACATGTGACTGTGATTGGTGGCGGCATCGCTGGAATCGAGTCTGCGCTCTGTCTGTCCGGACTGGGGTACAAGGTGACCTTGATTGAAAAGGAGGGACATCTCGGTGGGCACGTCGTACGTCTTCCTGTGGTTGCACCAACGGGAATACCCGGACAAGAACTGCTGAAGAGCAGAATGGAGCGGCTCAAGTCCTCAGAGAACATCACCATCAAGACGAAGACACAGGTCAAGTTCGTGAAGGGTGAGATGGGGGCATTCACTGTACACTGTGTCTCCGAGTCGGGCGAGGAGTATGATATCGACACATCTGCCATAGTCCTCGCAATGGGCTTCAAGGAGTTCAAACCTGAGGGGATGGACGAGTACCGGTATGGCGTGAATCCCGATGTGGTGACGCAGTTTGAGCTCTCGACAATGCTCTCAGAGGGGCATCTGTCACGCAGGTCGGACGGCGGACCCGTAAAGGAGGTCGTAATGGTCCAGTGTGTGGGTAGCAGGTCCGAGGATCACAAACGGGACTGTAGCAAGCTCTGCTGCACATTCGCCATTGACAACGCCCTTGAGATAGTCAAGGCGGACCCAAGCGTTCATGTCCGAGTCATCTACATGGACATCCGCGTTCCATTTGAGAACGAGATGATATACAAGGAGTCACGCGAGAAAGGAGTGGACTACATCCGGGGCCGAGTTGGTGCGGTGTGGGAGGCCGGAGGTCGAACTCGCGTCCGTTTCTATGACTCACTCTTGAACAAGTACTTCGAGGTCTCACCAGACCTCGTGGTGCTGTCTTCAGCCATTCTACCTCCTGACGGGGTGTCCGAGCTCTCAGAGACCCTGGGCTTTGCAGTCGAGTATGACGGCCATGTGAAGGAGCTCTACGGTAAGCTGAGGCGGACTGAGACCCGCAGAAGGGGTGTTGTTGCAGTGGGCGCGGTGACCAGGCCACAGTTTGTCTTTGAGGCGGTGACCGATGCACAAGCAGGCGCTCTCATGATTCACAACGAGCTGCAGGATGGCGCGATTGAGCGGTTAGCTAGGGGCGCGGTACTCAACGTCGACGAGTGTGTGGGCTGCAGTCTGTGCGCACAACAGTGTCCGCGCGGCGTACCACTGATGATCGAGCAGAAGGAGGCGGAAGAGGCAAGCGCAGAACAGAAGTTGCTGTTCAAGGCCTCAATTGACACGCTCAACTGCCACGCGTGTGGGGTCTGTCAGAGCCTCTGTCCGTCTGGTGCCACGCAACTGAACTTCCTGACGAACGAGCAGCTGTGGTCCCAGATTCAGTCCACCTTGGATGGCGCTGGCGCAGAGAACCCCATCACTTTGTGCTTCCACTGTGAAGAGTGTTCGGTCTCGACAATTGACATTGTTGGCACTCGGCGTATGAAGTATCCCGCCAGTACTCGCCTAATCCCTGTGCCTTGTGCGGGACGCGTCAGCATCATTGACATATTGAAGGCGTTCGAATATGGTGCGAGCACCGTAATGATTGCCGCCTGTGAAACCGACCGGTGTCACATCGGAGGGACCGGCAATGAGATAGCTCAAGCACAGGTGGATGTTGCAAAGGACATCTTGAATGCGATAGGTTGGGAGGGTCTGCGAGTGGAGATGTTCCGGATGTTCAGTGCAGAGCCCGAACGATTCATACGCGCGGTTCAGGAGATGACCAGACGGGCGAAGGAGCTAGGTCCTACACCTGTGCACAGAGGCACTGCAGGGAAGTGGATGGAGGCATCAAATTGA